One part of the Enterococcus sp. DIV1094 genome encodes these proteins:
- a CDS encoding ABC transporter ATP-binding protein — protein sequence MSLVVKSISKNQQNESVLDNVSIQFEQGKIYGLLGRNGAGKSTLLNIINNRSFATSGEILLDGTSISESEASLNHLYLMSEDNLFPSFFKIKELFKITERFYGTFDWALAKEMLHKFGLKADQRFKKLSTGYRTITKLIIALSVPCEYIFLDEPVLGLDATHRDLFYSYLIEVYQQRLCTFVISTHLIEEIATLLEEVIVLHEGKLLQAASVETILQNARTVSGPKEIVEPYITPLDVLGQKSLGGSLTAYVYGPLPEEKIEGLSILTSNLQEYFIQLTSGKED from the coding sequence ATGAGCTTAGTTGTCAAATCCATAAGTAAAAACCAGCAAAATGAAAGCGTTCTAGATAATGTTTCCATTCAATTTGAACAAGGAAAAATCTATGGTTTATTAGGAAGAAATGGTGCTGGAAAAAGCACACTATTGAACATTATCAATAATCGGAGTTTCGCTACATCAGGAGAAATCCTATTAGATGGTACATCTATCTCGGAGAGTGAAGCTTCGTTAAATCATCTATACTTGATGAGCGAAGATAATCTATTCCCCTCTTTTTTTAAAATAAAAGAACTATTTAAAATCACTGAGCGCTTTTATGGGACATTTGATTGGGCGCTTGCTAAAGAAATGCTACATAAATTCGGTTTAAAAGCCGATCAGAGATTCAAGAAGCTATCAACAGGTTACCGCACGATCACAAAATTGATCATCGCCCTATCCGTTCCTTGTGAATATATTTTTCTCGATGAACCCGTTTTAGGTCTGGATGCCACACATCGCGACTTATTTTATTCCTATTTGATCGAAGTTTATCAACAACGATTATGCACGTTCGTGATTTCAACTCATTTGATTGAAGAAATTGCTACTTTATTAGAAGAGGTTATTGTCTTACACGAAGGAAAATTGCTCCAAGCAGCTTCCGTCGAAACAATCCTGCAAAACGCTCGAACAGTCTCCGGACCAAAAGAAATAGTTGAACCATACATTACCCCCTTAGATGTTCTTGGTCAAAAATCACTAGGCGGTTCTCTTACTGCGTATGTTTATGGTCCGTTACCTGAAGAAAAAATAGAAGGTCTTTCTATCTTGACTTCGAACTTACAAGAATACTTTATTCAACTTACTAGTGGAAAGGAGGACTGA
- a CDS encoding GntR family transcriptional regulator: MQFDFSGDKPLFQQVANQISEGILNNSYPEGTQIPSTTEIAKVYHLNPATVLKGMNLLVAEHLIEKKRGLGMFVLPGAQEKIRQQRKEEFLNKEVSDLIIEAKKIGISAEQLKELIERGYDE; this comes from the coding sequence ATGCAATTTGATTTTTCAGGAGACAAACCGTTATTTCAACAAGTTGCCAATCAAATTTCTGAGGGAATACTTAACAACTCTTATCCAGAAGGCACACAGATTCCTTCAACTACAGAAATCGCCAAAGTTTATCACCTAAACCCAGCAACTGTTCTAAAAGGTATGAACTTATTAGTAGCTGAACATTTGATTGAAAAGAAACGTGGTCTAGGTATGTTTGTTTTGCCTGGTGCACAAGAAAAAATTCGTCAACAGCGAAAAGAAGAATTTTTAAATAAAGAAGTTTCGGATTTGATTATAGAAGCAAAAAAAATCGGTATTAGTGCTGAACAACTAAAAGAGTTAATTGAAAGAGGGTATGATGAATGA
- a CDS encoding BspA family leucine-rich repeat surface protein: protein MDGNEISLFDIGETIDSMDIPKVLEEDKKLQVEDDPLWIDETLDTEEYIELPGLEQDQEEQKQVEEKEQQENGTQLDDEPTKIESGLMTEVIFEEVQDEGIARVLTPEARTLFSGQLGSIPWVVDSQGTLILGSGVFDEANNIGGRYAATDYFNHPMYSHAITRVQLTGPIVLRGRNGSLNMNGDIRRGFFTDLTNVTEIEGIEFLDTSELSEMAYMFANMSALTSLDVSSLDTRNVWTMHGMFENMSSVTELDVSSFDTSNLLYMARMFRGTINLTKLDMSGLDTSNVTDMRLMFADVSSIAELDVSGFDTSNVTDMAGMFRGTINLTKLDMSGLDTSNVTDMRSMFADVRSITELDVSGFDTSKVTDMAGMFHSMRSITELDVSGFDTSKVTDMSFMFNYASSVTELDVSDFDTSSVTDMQLMFRNANNVTELNVSGFDTSSVVNMNHMFLNVRSITELDVSHFDTSEVRNMFGMFDGIISVTKLDVSGFNTRNVTNMSFMFMEMSALTELDLSNFDTRNVTSMEGMFRNVSSVKELDVSGFDTSNIVTMSRMFENVRNVIELDVSGFDTRNVTSMQMMFGGMSSVTELDVSGFDTRNVTNMSFMFQNVSSVQELNMSGFDTRNVTDMMVMFHNANSITKLNMSGFDTRNVTDTSFMFMGMSSLTELDLSNFDTRNATNMQAMFIGVPLEQLTLGSQFIFHLANGSPGLLPLSGSATHHPNWQNVGEGTVDEPKGSFIFTSAQLMANYDGATMADTWVWQPRIFANLTIDIEGHGTVLPDIPTSVERGEMIDIRATPEIGWRFSHWCIESGDGTIADPDQSTTTFTMGEEDAKLVAVFEELNPLITVRIPTSAVFNTTSESHHRNIVAPDYAIENKSPFAVSVDVVAPTELTNMEIIEELNVATDGKENLLINKGNIHHIDPFRLFDLETEEAKVFTFTGTAEELSEEESQITPTFNMVLRFVPNL from the coding sequence TTGGATGGAAATGAAATTTCGTTATTTGATATTGGAGAGACAATCGATTCAATGGATATTCCGAAAGTTCTGGAAGAGGATAAGAAACTACAAGTAGAAGATGATCCTCTATGGATAGATGAAACTTTAGATACAGAAGAATATATCGAATTACCAGGGCTAGAACAAGATCAAGAAGAACAAAAACAAGTGGAAGAAAAGGAACAACAGGAGAATGGTACACAACTGGATGACGAACCAACCAAAATAGAAAGCGGTTTAATGACAGAAGTGATATTTGAGGAAGTACAGGATGAAGGGATTGCTCGAGTGTTAACACCAGAAGCAAGGACTTTATTTTCCGGACAGCTGGGTTCCATTCCTTGGGTGGTTGATAGTCAAGGGACGCTGATCCTTGGATCTGGTGTTTTCGATGAGGCGAACAATATCGGCGGACGATATGCAGCGACAGATTATTTCAATCATCCCATGTATAGCCATGCGATTACACGCGTGCAATTAACTGGACCAATCGTATTGCGTGGTAGAAACGGCAGTTTGAATATGAACGGTGATATACGCAGAGGTTTTTTTACCGACTTGACCAATGTGACAGAAATTGAAGGAATCGAGTTTTTAGATACCAGTGAATTAAGTGAAATGGCATACATGTTTGCGAACATGTCAGCATTGACCAGCTTAGATGTATCTAGTCTAGATACGAGAAATGTATGGACTATGCATGGGATGTTCGAAAATATGAGTAGTGTAACAGAATTAGATGTCTCTAGTTTTGATACAAGTAACTTATTGTACATGGCACGTATGTTTAGAGGAACAATAAATTTAACGAAATTAGATATGTCTGGTCTGGATACAAGTAATGTAACAGACATGAGATTAATGTTCGCAGATGTGAGTAGTATAGCAGAATTAGATGTGTCTGGATTTGATACAAGTAATGTAACAGATATGGCAGGTATGTTTAGAGGAACAATAAATTTAACGAAATTAGACATGTCTGGTCTGGATACAAGTAATGTAACAGACATGAGATCAATGTTCGCAGATGTGAGAAGTATAACAGAATTAGATGTGTCTGGTTTTGATACCAGTAAAGTAACAGATATGGCAGGTATGTTTCATAGTATGCGCAGTATAACAGAATTAGATGTGTCTGGTTTTGATACCAGTAAAGTAACAGACATGTCATTTATGTTTAACTATGCGAGCAGTGTAACAGAATTAGATGTGTCCGATTTCGATACTAGCAGTGTAACAGATATGCAATTAATGTTTCGAAATGCGAACAATGTAACAGAGCTAAATGTGTCCGGTTTCGACACTAGTAGTGTAGTAAACATGAACCACATGTTTCTTAATGTGAGAAGTATAACAGAATTAGATGTCTCTCACTTTGATACAAGTGAGGTGAGGAATATGTTCGGCATGTTTGACGGTATCATTAGTGTAACGAAATTAGATGTATCCGGCTTCAATACTAGAAATGTCACAAATATGTCCTTTATGTTTATGGAAATGAGCGCTTTGACTGAACTAGATCTTTCTAATTTTGATACACGTAATGTGACAAGTATGGAAGGAATGTTTCGAAATGTGAGCAGTGTAAAGGAATTAGATGTGTCCGGCTTCGATACCAGTAATATAGTAACTATGTCCCGTATGTTTGAGAATGTGAGAAATGTAATAGAGCTAGATGTGTCTGGCTTTGATACTAGAAATGTCACAAGCATGCAAATGATGTTTGGCGGTATGAGTAGTGTAACGGAATTAGATGTGTCCGGCTTCGATACTAGAAATGTCACAAATATGTCCTTTATGTTCCAAAATGTGAGTAGTGTACAAGAATTAAATATGTCCGGCTTCGATACCAGGAATGTCACAGATATGATGGTTATGTTTCATAACGCGAATAGTATAACGAAATTAAATATGTCCGGCTTCGATACTAGGAATGTCACAGATACATCCTTCATGTTTATGGGGATGAGCAGCTTAACAGAACTAGATCTCTCTAATTTTGATACACGTAACGCAACAAATATGCAAGCAATGTTTATTGGTGTTCCGCTTGAACAATTAACTTTAGGTAGCCAGTTTATCTTTCATTTAGCTAATGGAAGCCCTGGACTTCTTCCGTTAAGTGGTTCAGCCACGCATCATCCTAATTGGCAAAATGTCGGAGAAGGAACTGTGGATGAACCAAAAGGAAGTTTTATATTTACTAGCGCTCAATTGATGGCAAACTATGATGGAGCGACAATGGCAGATACGTGGGTTTGGCAGCCTCGAATTTTCGCAAACCTGACCATTGACATTGAAGGTCATGGAACAGTCTTGCCTGATATACCAACAAGTGTTGAACGTGGAGAAATGATTGATATCCGCGCGACACCCGAAATAGGATGGCGTTTTTCTCATTGGTGCATCGAAAGCGGAGATGGGACGATTGCAGATCCCGATCAATCAACCACTACTTTTACGATGGGAGAAGAAGATGCAAAATTGGTGGCTGTTTTTGAAGAATTAAATCCATTGATCACCGTAAGAATCCCAACATCGGCAGTCTTCAATACGACCTCAGAATCGCATCATAGGAACATCGTTGCGCCTGATTATGCAATCGAAAATAAGTCACCTTTTGCAGTTTCTGTTGATGTGGTAGCACCTACGGAATTGACGAACATGGAAATCATTGAAGAATTGAATGTGGCTACTGATGGGAAAGAAAACTTATTGATCAATAAAGGGAATATCCATCATATAGATCCTTTCCGTTTATTTGACTTAGAAACTGAAGAAGCTAAGGTCTTCACGTTTACAGGAACAGCAGAAGAATTATCGGAAGAGGAAAGTCAAATAACACCTACCTTCAACATGGTTTTACGTTTTGTACCAAACCTGTAA
- a CDS encoding LPXTG cell wall anchor domain-containing protein: MRKVKQFLLIVGVIFLTSSSYFVHASENRSFFKRVEGQVGSVQTLPESGSETSVGPEADNGINGNNSNVLVVDTSRLPNRTQNNPSLLANLPKTGSEGNLWVQLTGILLVLLSIKFLFLKKETQR, translated from the coding sequence ATGCGTAAAGTAAAACAATTTTTATTGATTGTAGGTGTTATCTTTTTAACAAGTTCTAGCTATTTTGTACATGCTTCAGAAAATCGATCATTCTTCAAGCGCGTGGAAGGGCAAGTCGGAAGTGTCCAGACACTACCAGAATCAGGGTCGGAAACAAGTGTTGGGCCAGAGGCAGATAATGGAATAAATGGAAATAACAGCAATGTTTTGGTCGTAGATACATCTAGATTACCGAATCGAACACAGAATAATCCAAGCTTACTCGCAAATTTGCCGAAAACAGGCAGTGAAGGTAATTTATGGGTTCAGTTAACTGGTATTCTTTTGGTTTTACTAAGTATCAAATTCCTTTTTTTGAAGAAAGAGACGCAGAGATAA
- a CDS encoding ABC transporter permease: MNVLKFECINLIKNKINYLPFIILTLLLLIPLIFHRESPWSEVDELQANQLANEQTIDAIKDDDTAVETIEDLKIANKNMEAVISALQSQDSNKIVESKYTFEKKNLEDMLSGKLVGIPIIEQKKVVSKLEYLHKNRYPIVSLESTKILPLANYYELIFSGAIPSILYLSISAILIATITSYEKRKQYIALINILPKKPVSKNMARLFSYFLFSLLSVLLPLVMVSLIVAIKNGIGNFDYPIATIINNDVTILPISTFFYQNIIFIILWILLLVLISFFLSIFTGNYLVNVGGVLLFLLVTNYNISPEGTNQNNLIQYFPTSYVDFQQVILGGTGFEPLKSVNITFINGVGTLVTVNLFLMLITVFILIKKKHY, encoded by the coding sequence ATGAATGTACTTAAATTTGAATGTATAAATCTAATAAAGAATAAGATAAATTACTTACCATTTATAATTCTAACGCTCTTATTGTTGATACCTTTAATTTTTCATAGGGAAAGTCCCTGGAGTGAGGTAGATGAATTACAAGCAAATCAGTTAGCTAATGAGCAGACTATTGATGCAATAAAAGATGACGATACGGCCGTCGAAACTATAGAGGATCTAAAAATCGCGAACAAAAATATGGAAGCAGTAATCTCAGCGTTACAGTCACAAGACTCAAACAAGATTGTCGAAAGCAAATATACTTTTGAAAAAAAGAACTTGGAAGATATGTTATCCGGCAAATTAGTTGGAATACCTATTATTGAACAAAAAAAAGTCGTTTCTAAATTAGAATATTTACATAAAAATCGTTATCCGATTGTTTCCTTAGAAAGTACTAAGATACTTCCTTTAGCAAATTATTACGAACTTATTTTTTCTGGTGCAATCCCCAGTATCTTATATCTCTCAATTTCTGCCATCCTTATTGCAACAATCACTTCGTATGAGAAAAGAAAACAATACATTGCTTTAATTAATATACTGCCTAAAAAACCAGTTTCTAAAAATATGGCACGTCTTTTTTCTTATTTTCTATTTTCTTTATTGAGTGTTCTCTTACCTTTAGTAATGGTCTCTTTGATTGTTGCTATAAAAAATGGTATAGGTAACTTTGATTATCCAATCGCAACTATCATTAATAATGATGTAACTATATTACCCATATCCACCTTTTTCTATCAAAATATCATTTTTATTATTTTGTGGATTTTACTTTTGGTTTTAATTAGTTTCTTTTTATCTATATTCACGGGTAATTATTTGGTTAATGTGGGTGGTGTTTTGCTGTTTCTTTTAGTTACAAATTACAATATTTCACCGGAAGGAACAAATCAAAATAATTTAATACAATATTTCCCAACATCTTATGTTGATTTTCAACAAGTAATTTTAGGTGGAACAGGATTTGAACCATTAAAATCAGTAAATATAACTTTTATCAATGGAGTTGGGACACTTGTTACTGTTAATCTATTTCTGATGCTAATAACTGTTTTCATTTTGATTAAGAAAAAACACTATTAG
- a CDS encoding ABC transporter ATP-binding protein — protein sequence MSVLIENMTIKRGRKKIIDGLGLSIMDGEIVALVAPNGTGKTTLLNGIAHLLPVTYRKLEINSFSPHSLNFNRSFFYLESSNNLFEHLTILDHLLLIKKNWQSKIAIDEVISLLKIHKYQTLPIKKMSLGMKQHALLATYLISDAPVLLFDEPLNGLDPGSIELTNTIIQNLAYKKKIILFSSHDIANIQAICNRVLFLKNGKIARDTKNMNEILALYKQLYGG from the coding sequence ATGTCGGTTTTAATTGAGAATATGACTATAAAAAGAGGGAGAAAAAAAATAATTGATGGTCTAGGTTTGTCAATTATGGATGGCGAAATAGTCGCATTAGTTGCTCCAAATGGTACAGGTAAAACAACTTTATTAAACGGAATAGCACACTTATTACCAGTTACATATAGAAAACTAGAAATTAATAGCTTTTCACCTCATTCATTAAACTTTAACCGCTCGTTTTTCTATTTAGAGAGTTCCAATAATTTGTTTGAGCATTTAACTATTTTAGATCACTTATTATTGATTAAGAAAAATTGGCAGAGCAAAATTGCTATAGATGAAGTAATTAGTCTTTTAAAAATCCATAAGTATCAAACTCTTCCTATAAAAAAAATGTCTCTAGGTATGAAACAGCATGCATTATTAGCAACATATTTGATTAGTGATGCACCAGTTTTATTATTTGATGAACCTCTAAATGGTTTGGATCCTGGTAGTATAGAACTTACTAATACAATCATTCAAAATTTAGCATATAAAAAGAAAATAATTCTTTTTTCATCTCATGACATTGCTAATATTCAAGCAATCTGTAATAGAGTTCTATTTTTAAAAAACGGAAAAATAGCAAGAGATACGAAAAATATGAACGAAATATTGGCACTCTACAAACAATTATATGGAGGATAA
- a CDS encoding MarR family winged helix-turn-helix transcriptional regulator, with protein sequence MSEILREIGVISRALSYISNVEFKDIHLNKDQYLYLTRIYENPGIINDSLAELVKQDRTTVSKSVGKLEKEKLIRKAVDPDNKKIRKLYTTDKAEELYNYLKREETYSEKAALAGLSLEEKEMLLQTLRKVSKNVDDEWHVVKNGDRRIY encoded by the coding sequence ATGTCTGAAATATTAAGAGAAATTGGTGTGATTTCGCGAGCATTGTCTTATATCAGCAATGTGGAATTTAAGGATATTCATCTTAATAAAGACCAATATTTGTACTTAACGAGGATCTACGAAAATCCAGGTATTATTAATGATTCTTTAGCTGAGTTAGTCAAACAAGATCGGACGACTGTTTCAAAGTCAGTGGGGAAGCTTGAGAAGGAAAAATTAATAAGAAAAGCAGTTGATCCCGACAACAAAAAAATTCGTAAGCTATATACAACAGATAAGGCAGAAGAGCTTTATAATTACTTGAAACGAGAAGAAACATATTCAGAAAAGGCCGCTTTAGCAGGATTATCCTTAGAAGAGAAAGAAATGTTGTTACAGACTTTAAGAAAAGTAAGCAAGAATGTTGATGATGAATGGCATGTTGTAAAAAATGGGGACAGACGGATTTATTAG
- a CDS encoding YbaK/EbsC family protein — translation MINLEETFKHANIDFELYHHRAIYTNEDALVVKAEQGFNGTETKSLYLKNKQDNHYIFLTFTTKRSDFKKLSKLVGKRLSVVSAETMEETTGQKPGAVSPFGYETQVPVIIDEALLSHEKLVFAPGRPDQTMVVKVADLDKIIKTLDLETYLLPMEE, via the coding sequence TTGATCAATCTAGAGGAAACATTTAAACATGCAAATATTGACTTTGAGTTATATCATCACCGAGCGATTTATACGAATGAGGATGCACTGGTTGTAAAAGCAGAACAAGGTTTCAATGGGACAGAGACAAAAAGTTTGTATTTAAAGAACAAACAAGACAATCACTATATCTTTTTGACGTTCACTACGAAAAGAAGTGATTTTAAAAAATTAAGTAAACTTGTAGGAAAAAGGCTTTCTGTTGTCTCCGCTGAAACGATGGAGGAAACAACTGGGCAAAAACCGGGAGCCGTCTCCCCTTTTGGCTATGAGACACAAGTGCCTGTGATAATTGATGAAGCGTTGCTTTCACATGAAAAGCTTGTGTTTGCGCCTGGTCGCCCAGATCAAACGATGGTTGTAAAAGTTGCTGATCTAGACAAAATTATTAAGACGCTTGATTTAGAAACTTATTTACTACCAATGGAGGAATAG
- a CDS encoding type IV toxin-antitoxin system AbiEi family antitoxin domain-containing protein has protein sequence MQDKLKELLAIRDGNLSMKEARKLGIAATTVQRLVNQRKLIKVDRGYYVEDGHGIDDLFWLQQRFSRGIFSHETTLDIYQLSTNMPKFIHLTFPHGYNVDRSITREQQLQFHFVKKEFYELGKVEGTSFQGNPINMYDKERTLCDIWNPRYEIEYEMKLEALKDYMQDPMRNPSKLRDYMTKLHVEKEMKYHMQSLY, from the coding sequence ATGCAAGATAAACTGAAAGAATTGCTGGCTATTCGGGATGGAAATTTATCGATGAAGGAAGCTAGAAAATTAGGAATCGCAGCAACAACTGTACAAAGATTGGTGAATCAAAGAAAATTGATCAAAGTTGATCGTGGTTATTATGTAGAGGATGGTCATGGAATAGATGATTTATTTTGGCTTCAGCAAAGATTTTCCAGAGGAATCTTTTCTCATGAAACGACCTTAGATATTTACCAGCTTTCTACGAATATGCCAAAATTCATTCATTTAACTTTTCCCCATGGCTATAACGTGGATCGTTCAATTACAAGAGAACAGCAGTTACAGTTTCATTTTGTGAAGAAAGAATTTTATGAGCTAGGAAAAGTAGAGGGAACTTCCTTTCAAGGGAATCCTATCAATATGTATGATAAAGAGCGTACACTTTGTGATATTTGGAATCCGAGATACGAAATTGAATACGAAATGAAATTAGAAGCGTTAAAAGATTACATGCAAGACCCAATGAGAAATCCAAGTAAATTAAGAGATTACATGACAAAACTACATGTAGAAAAAGAAATGAAATACCATATGCAAAGCTTGTATTGA
- a CDS encoding nucleotidyl transferase AbiEii/AbiGii toxin family protein yields MTPTQFAAKTRNLAKSTGLNAQLVQRHFMMDRLIEQISESKYKNDFILKGGFLLGSKYGIDRRTTIDIDTTFRNSKLTEEKLQIILNDLTRKPTKDGIVFSIQGMKETREADFYPGFQIKLVANLEKVRVPFKMDVTTGDSIYPAVDTHYHQLMFEDKKVEIPAYPTEQIIAEKLSATFSFGTDNSRAKDYYDLFTIPKLENIVTKELYKSVRNTFTKRGDTKPLSFYYEREMEKIRGNDYLEKQWEKYRSVNTFAKSISFTETVNEIDHLMKSMIKIENQERKQ; encoded by the coding sequence ATGACACCAACACAATTTGCAGCAAAAACCAGAAATTTAGCAAAGAGTACAGGATTGAATGCACAGTTAGTGCAACGGCATTTTATGATGGATCGTTTAATTGAACAAATTTCTGAATCAAAGTACAAAAATGACTTTATTTTAAAGGGTGGCTTTTTATTAGGATCAAAATATGGAATCGATAGAAGGACAACCATTGATATCGATACGACATTTAGAAATAGCAAATTAACTGAAGAAAAATTGCAGATTATTCTTAATGATTTAACTAGAAAACCCACGAAAGATGGGATCGTTTTCTCTATTCAAGGAATGAAGGAAACAAGAGAAGCGGATTTTTATCCTGGGTTTCAGATTAAGTTAGTGGCTAATTTAGAAAAAGTACGTGTGCCATTTAAAATGGATGTGACAACAGGTGATTCTATTTATCCTGCAGTAGATACACACTATCACCAATTAATGTTTGAAGATAAAAAAGTGGAGATCCCAGCTTATCCAACAGAACAAATCATTGCAGAAAAGCTAAGTGCTACGTTCAGTTTTGGTACAGATAATTCGAGAGCAAAAGATTACTATGACTTGTTTACGATTCCAAAACTAGAAAATATTGTTACGAAAGAGTTATACAAAAGTGTTCGAAATACATTCACAAAACGCGGAGATACCAAACCTTTGTCCTTTTATTATGAAAGAGAAATGGAAAAAATCAGAGGAAACGACTATTTAGAAAAACAATGGGAAAAATATCGCTCAGTTAATACGTTTGCGAAATCTATTTCATTTACAGAGACAGTCAACGAAATCGATCACCTAATGAAAAGCATGATTAAAATTGAAAATCAAGAAAGAAAACAATAG
- the ssb gene encoding single-stranded DNA-binding protein, with protein sequence MINNVTLVGRLTKDPDLRYTASATAVATFTLAVNRNFTNQNGNREADFINCVIWRKSAETIATLAKKGSLIGVVGRIQTRSYDNQQGQRVYVTEVVADNFQLLESKAATESRMHQNQSQAEQRTSTFEQRGTTTNKSGFKASQNPFDGQKIDISEDDLPF encoded by the coding sequence ATGATCAATAATGTAACCTTAGTAGGACGATTAACTAAAGATCCCGATTTACGTTATACCGCTAGTGCTACCGCAGTCGCCACTTTTACGCTAGCTGTCAACCGCAATTTCACGAATCAAAACGGCAATCGAGAAGCCGATTTTATCAATTGCGTGATTTGGCGGAAATCAGCGGAAACAATCGCCACGTTAGCTAAAAAAGGTAGTTTGATCGGTGTTGTTGGACGAATTCAAACTCGAAGTTATGACAACCAGCAAGGCCAACGCGTGTATGTGACAGAAGTTGTGGCTGATAACTTCCAACTATTAGAAAGTAAAGCAGCGACAGAAAGCCGTATGCATCAAAATCAATCTCAAGCTGAACAAAGAACAAGCACTTTTGAACAACGTGGGACAACTACGAACAAAAGTGGGTTTAAGGCTTCCCAAAATCCGTTTGATGGGCAAAAAATTGACATTAGCGAGGATGATCTACCATTTTAA